From the genome of Halococcus salifodinae DSM 8989, one region includes:
- a CDS encoding DUF3267 domain-containing protein, producing the protein MTVDEWPPTPPEGYRFHDLEYNQPWYITAVLYLWLVGVFVGVPALVIGVHGPGSIGRIIREVLQPDTAREWGTYFGWIVGTFGVLLVGHEALHALAGRWFGLRTKVRIQYDHPLSWSPEILTYGEFQSRGESLAITLTPLVGLTAASIVVLVAGQHLWLIASAAVIALGNSASAIGDLGSAAVLWHLPDGELVYHDEDGRRQYYTPVR; encoded by the coding sequence ATGACAGTGGATGAGTGGCCGCCAACGCCGCCCGAGGGCTATCGATTTCATGATCTCGAGTACAACCAACCGTGGTACATCACGGCAGTGCTGTATCTCTGGCTTGTCGGCGTGTTCGTCGGCGTGCCCGCACTCGTCATTGGTGTGCATGGCCCCGGATCAATCGGCCGCATCATTCGAGAAGTCCTCCAACCGGATACCGCCCGTGAGTGGGGGACCTACTTCGGGTGGATCGTTGGAACCTTCGGCGTTCTCCTCGTCGGGCATGAAGCACTGCACGCGCTCGCTGGACGGTGGTTCGGGTTACGAACCAAAGTCCGGATTCAGTACGACCACCCGCTGAGTTGGTCGCCGGAAATCCTCACGTATGGCGAGTTCCAGTCACGCGGTGAATCGCTCGCCATCACGCTCACGCCGCTGGTAGGGCTGACAGCAGCAAGCATCGTCGTGCTCGTCGCCGGCCAGCACCTCTGGCTCATCGCGTCAGCAGCGGTTATCGCACTCGGTAATTCCGCGAGCGCGATCGGTGATCTTGGGTCGGCAGCGGTGCTCTGGCACCTTCCCGACGGTGAACTCGTCTATCATGATGAGGATGGGCGGCGGCAATACTACACGCCCGTCCGCTAG
- the nucS gene encoding endonuclease NucS, whose product MTVSTLTAPESEDALDLLETGFKQSGMLTLVGRCEVDYEGRATSHLPPGDRLVILKSDGTLLVHRDEQRTPVNWQPPGCTHTACLDDDRLIVESTRTTPHEEVTITFDTLDQVSLVELDDASDLSLEGSEEDLRQRILADPDVLEAGFQPQMTERETAAGAVDIYGKDADDTPTIVELKRRRVGPDAAGQLNRYVDALERDLSAERTVRGILVAPSVTQRAEELLTTEGLEFVSLSPETADSAHSTRLTDFETDR is encoded by the coding sequence ATGACCGTTTCCACACTCACCGCTCCGGAGTCTGAGGACGCGCTTGACCTGCTTGAAACCGGGTTCAAGCAGAGTGGCATGCTGACTCTCGTCGGGCGATGTGAGGTTGACTACGAGGGGCGCGCAACGAGTCACCTTCCGCCGGGCGACCGATTAGTCATTCTGAAATCCGACGGCACGCTCTTAGTCCATCGCGACGAGCAGCGCACCCCGGTCAACTGGCAACCACCCGGCTGTACCCACACCGCCTGTCTCGACGACGATCGGCTCATCGTCGAGAGCACCCGCACGACACCGCATGAGGAGGTCACGATCACGTTCGACACACTCGATCAAGTCTCACTCGTCGAACTGGACGACGCCTCCGATCTCTCACTTGAAGGAAGCGAAGAAGACCTTCGCCAGCGCATCCTCGCTGACCCCGACGTGCTCGAAGCCGGATTTCAACCCCAGATGACCGAGCGCGAAACCGCTGCCGGCGCAGTCGACATTTACGGGAAAGACGCCGACGACACCCCGACCATCGTCGAACTCAAACGTCGGCGTGTGGGTCCCGACGCCGCGGGACAGTTGAACCGCTACGTCGACGCACTCGAACGCGATCTTTCGGCCGAGAGGACCGTCAGGGGCATTTTGGTCGCGCCGTCAGTAACCCAGCGGGCCGAGGAATTGTTGACAACCGAAGGCTTAGAGTTCGTCTCACTCTCCCCCGAAACCGCAGATTCAGCACACTCGACGCGACTCACCGATTTTGAGACTGATCGATGA
- a CDS encoding MarR family transcriptional regulator translates to MPISRDEFEHEPSQSIPFGPSTQPRTVLQFLLEHPETAYTQTELADETGIQRGSLGKVLSRLESHDLVRHRDRYWIIADDDRLASVSAASTGLQSVADTYDDDWYAQNPDWADDFDPEQDAWTPTDHDSPTDTEDEG, encoded by the coding sequence ATGCCGATCAGTCGGGACGAGTTCGAGCACGAACCGAGCCAGAGTATCCCCTTCGGGCCGAGTACGCAACCCCGAACGGTTCTCCAGTTCCTTCTGGAGCACCCCGAAACAGCCTATACACAGACAGAACTCGCCGACGAGACCGGGATTCAGCGCGGGAGTCTTGGGAAAGTTCTCTCACGGCTCGAAAGTCATGATCTCGTCCGTCACCGTGACCGCTACTGGATCATCGCTGACGATGACCGGCTTGCGTCAGTCTCAGCAGCCAGTACTGGACTCCAGTCGGTTGCCGACACCTACGATGATGACTGGTACGCCCAAAACCCCGATTGGGCCGACGACTTCGACCCCGAACAGGATGCATGGACGCCCACCGATCACGACAGTCCCACCGACACTGAGGACGAGGGATGA